The following proteins are co-located in the Polystyrenella longa genome:
- a CDS encoding sensor histidine kinase has translation MSAILHNLTTKQRLILCYVLSCALIWGILQWGSSFSEVLPVYLALCFVGPLVIVVVGSYLLTRDIRVLGYLESRLLGVIGDQTGRFSLDPIMNSSQPLVLAWNKLAEKMAHQESLQVLEERVCGEINSSHDQLSTQALENLSEGIVVTNDEGMIQYANLSFGAILNVELPEEVKTKTLAEILPDELYERIPELEQMIKANRPMNFEIALGDQTSDGVVSIKTRPIVNRDRMLLWHFSDVTQNKLADEMRDQFLSSATHELRTPLANIKAYAETLQTADDMDVEDHKNFCNIINSEATRLARLVDSLLDIKQIEAGSLSITRNETDLLRLIEEVCENVKPQMEQKQIAFELNVPPKLSKISVDKDKIVASLVNLLGNAAKYTMEGGKVLFRVEQVGSSMHFHIEDSGIGIRDEEISRIFEQFFRSSDPRVRDIPGNGIGLAYTSEVIELHGGQILIQSEIDKGTQFTVQLPMQ, from the coding sequence ATGAGCGCCATCCTGCACAACCTGACTACAAAACAAAGGTTAATTCTTTGTTATGTTTTGAGCTGCGCGCTGATCTGGGGGATTCTCCAGTGGGGAAGCAGCTTTAGTGAGGTTCTCCCTGTTTATCTCGCGCTATGCTTTGTCGGTCCACTGGTGATTGTGGTGGTGGGAAGTTATCTGCTTACCCGTGATATTCGAGTTCTGGGATACCTGGAAAGCAGGTTGCTAGGAGTCATCGGTGACCAGACGGGTCGTTTTTCTCTCGATCCTATCATGAATTCCAGCCAACCACTGGTGTTGGCCTGGAACAAGTTGGCCGAAAAAATGGCTCATCAGGAATCACTCCAGGTTCTTGAGGAACGCGTCTGCGGCGAGATCAACTCTTCGCATGACCAACTTAGTACTCAGGCCCTCGAAAATCTGTCTGAAGGCATTGTCGTCACCAACGACGAAGGCATGATTCAATATGCAAATCTCTCTTTCGGTGCCATTCTCAATGTTGAGTTGCCTGAAGAAGTGAAGACGAAGACCTTGGCAGAAATCCTCCCGGACGAATTATACGAACGTATTCCCGAACTGGAGCAGATGATTAAAGCGAATCGTCCGATGAACTTCGAAATCGCGTTGGGCGATCAGACGAGTGATGGCGTTGTCTCCATCAAAACGCGTCCAATCGTAAATAGGGACCGGATGCTCCTCTGGCATTTCTCGGATGTAACACAGAATAAACTGGCCGACGAAATGCGAGACCAGTTTCTTTCTTCTGCGACTCATGAACTGCGAACGCCACTGGCGAATATTAAAGCCTATGCGGAAACATTGCAGACAGCGGATGATATGGATGTTGAAGATCACAAAAACTTTTGCAATATCATCAACAGCGAAGCAACTCGGCTCGCCCGCCTCGTAGACAGTTTACTTGATATCAAACAGATCGAAGCCGGCTCTCTGTCCATTACGAGAAATGAAACGGACCTGCTGCGTTTGATTGAAGAAGTCTGCGAAAATGTCAAACCTCAGATGGAGCAGAAACAGATCGCCTTCGAATTGAACGTCCCTCCCAAACTGAGCAAAATCAGCGTCGACAAAGACAAAATTGTGGCCTCGCTGGTTAATTTACTCGGGAATGCGGCCAAGTACACGATGGAGGGGGGCAAGGTTCTTTTCCGTGTGGAACAGGTTGGTTCGTCGATGCATTTTCATATTGAAGACAGTGGTATTGGTATTCGCGATGAAGAGATCAGCCGAATCTTCGAGCAATTCTTCCGCAGTAGCGATCCCCGGGTTCGAGACATTCCCGGCAATGGTATTGGTCTCGCTTATACAAGCGAAGTCATTGAACTTCATGGCGGACAAATCCTGATTCAATCTGAGATTGATAAAGGAACCCAGTTCACCGTCCAGTTGCCAATGCAATAA
- a CDS encoding STAS domain-containing protein, giving the protein MYSRKKQGAISIIEGTDALTSDYLEEIDELLKECKQAGQPKVVFSFKNTPLLDSSGLEWLLDSLESCLSSGGNLKLAAPNPVCEDILRITGFLSKFEVYPDTLSAVGSYTH; this is encoded by the coding sequence ATGTATTCACGAAAAAAACAAGGTGCTATTTCAATCATTGAAGGTACCGATGCGCTCACGAGCGATTATCTGGAAGAGATCGACGAACTCCTCAAGGAATGCAAACAGGCGGGCCAACCTAAAGTTGTATTCAGCTTTAAAAATACACCGCTGCTTGATAGCTCTGGATTGGAATGGTTGCTGGATTCGCTTGAATCCTGTCTCTCCAGCGGTGGCAATCTAAAACTCGCTGCCCCGAATCCTGTGTGTGAAGACATCCTCCGTATCACTGGTTTTCTAAGCAAGTTTGAAGTTTACCCGGATACCCTTTCTGCGGTGGGGAGTTATACGCATTGA
- a CDS encoding PulJ/GspJ family protein, which produces MAIHPTRSGYTLIELVVSIGASTVLVLGLGSSMYLAGQALAPSELLTNTLNATEVLHNLTDDVQNAIYLSEHTDNVIEFVVRDMNGDSVPDVVRYEWSGTPGDPLIKKFNYGSPVQLIDAVQNFELKYNTRSTTEEFPPSLIESEEQLIGGALISFSGTQRVSAIYEAGWPGFYFVPVIADGAESWNVTKVKLGLSQYDVSDNGSFYLQLRSATAGHIPTSEVLEQTLVLESSLSSSLTLKEFNFSAVKGLLPTDRLCGVLQHLDGTYSGKVKSHYRNGEPYAHAVRSNNQGSSWFSEEDEIVYHEVWGTYYYGSDNGMTVDRNYFTGLNVTLQLGNTTESQVRTGIPLLNSPELLVGLWELDFDNDPLTADTNFDNLNDWSLKEGGTFDTETLAQGVWESDESILRTAPDHDFLEPTTVVVRLRATTTGGEGAVFEMYSDWDNSNAFALRGRVTRETNNTQTYTAESQSSPGVWNQVVRVENLPLDFIEVRVVISPDDMNHAQFLQGNLLDNYTYSRVSTDNTKKYVSLYESGCDAEFDYISIRVSEQPE; this is translated from the coding sequence ATGGCTATTCACCCAACCCGTAGCGGATATACACTCATCGAGTTAGTCGTGAGTATCGGTGCCAGTACTGTACTGGTTCTGGGGCTGGGATCTTCCATGTATCTGGCTGGACAGGCGCTGGCTCCGTCGGAATTGCTTACAAATACACTAAACGCTACGGAGGTTCTGCATAACCTGACCGACGATGTACAAAACGCGATTTACCTTTCCGAGCATACTGATAACGTTATTGAGTTCGTTGTTCGGGACATGAATGGAGACAGTGTTCCCGATGTCGTCCGCTATGAATGGAGTGGCACACCAGGGGATCCGTTGATCAAAAAGTTCAATTATGGTTCCCCAGTTCAACTGATCGATGCAGTCCAGAACTTCGAACTGAAATATAATACGCGTTCGACCACTGAAGAATTCCCACCTAGCTTGATCGAAAGTGAAGAACAATTAATCGGTGGTGCGTTAATTTCCTTCTCTGGAACTCAACGAGTCTCCGCCATATATGAGGCTGGTTGGCCAGGTTTTTACTTTGTTCCGGTGATAGCGGATGGAGCCGAATCCTGGAACGTTACCAAAGTCAAACTTGGATTATCCCAATACGACGTAAGCGATAACGGCAGTTTCTATCTTCAACTTCGATCCGCAACGGCAGGCCACATCCCCACGAGTGAAGTGCTGGAGCAGACTCTGGTACTGGAGAGTTCACTCAGTAGTTCATTGACTCTCAAAGAATTCAACTTCTCCGCTGTGAAGGGTTTATTACCAACTGATCGACTCTGCGGTGTACTACAACACCTAGACGGAACATACTCTGGCAAAGTCAAAAGTCACTATCGGAATGGTGAACCTTATGCTCATGCAGTTAGATCAAATAATCAGGGGTCGAGCTGGTTCTCTGAGGAAGACGAGATAGTCTATCACGAGGTCTGGGGAACCTATTATTACGGATCAGATAATGGAATGACGGTTGATCGGAACTATTTCACCGGTTTGAACGTGACATTGCAGTTGGGAAACACAACGGAGTCACAAGTTCGCACCGGGATTCCGCTCTTGAATTCCCCCGAATTACTGGTGGGTCTCTGGGAACTCGATTTTGACAATGACCCTTTAACGGCCGACACCAACTTCGACAATCTCAACGACTGGAGCTTGAAAGAAGGGGGCACCTTCGACACGGAAACACTTGCTCAAGGTGTTTGGGAATCCGACGAAAGCATACTACGCACCGCACCCGATCACGACTTTCTGGAACCGACGACGGTGGTGGTTCGCCTGCGAGCAACAACCACAGGAGGGGAGGGGGCCGTCTTCGAAATGTATTCCGACTGGGATAATTCAAATGCCTTCGCTCTCCGAGGTCGCGTCACCCGCGAAACGAATAACACTCAAACTTATACCGCCGAGTCTCAATCATCTCCGGGCGTCTGGAACCAAGTCGTTCGCGTAGAGAATTTACCTCTCGATTTCATCGAAGTCCGAGTCGTCATCAGCCCCGATGATATGAATCATGCCCAATTTCTACAGGGCAATCTGCTTGACAATTACACTTACTCGCGAGTATCGACAGACAATACGAAGAAATATGTATCGCTTTACGAATCAGGCTGTGATGCAGAGTTTGATTACATTTCCATACGCGTATCCGAACAACCGGAATAG
- a CDS encoding GspE/PulE family protein encodes MSIATPASKIKTHDPLWDVPEASLPLGARLVRAGLLSQDDLERALERQEKDNTRLGEILTRMGLVEEEEILPFLNQQLGVPSVRLREGIVDPKVVQMIPRSHAETLKAVALFKVRKEIFVAMAEPQNLRQVDEVERLTGLTVRPVIALKSSIERLIPRCYEKDFQVDHVTADIDESAIELQADTMLLDLQSSEAMADGSPIINLVNYFIVNSIRQGASDIHIEPGQKHTTIRFRVDGMLREVLRPRRDFHAALVSRVKVMARMDIAEHRQAQDGRMHVVVDNREVDIRVSTLPTVKGEKVVMRVLDRKNLTFNLNELGIPSEQLNPIKKMLQKPHGLLLVTGPTGSGKTTTLYSALELIKSVHTNIVTVEDPVEYQLDMINQVHANPSANLSFSDALRSILRQDPDVIMVGEIRDAETAEMAIQASLTGHLVLSTLHTNSTIGAITRLMDMGIMPYKISAALVGVVAQRLIRTVCPRCRTKYYPNEEMLQMIEYSGDTRRSFSKGEGCAQCYDTGFAGRTGIYEVLPIDREFRQAITHSDDMSAVRDLFDKKGINSLLDEGIKLAESGSTSLDEVVRLAFAD; translated from the coding sequence TTGAGTATCGCGACCCCCGCATCCAAAATCAAAACACATGACCCCCTGTGGGACGTTCCCGAAGCGTCGCTCCCGCTGGGGGCCCGCTTGGTTCGCGCCGGTCTCCTCAGTCAGGATGACTTGGAACGCGCCCTGGAACGCCAGGAAAAAGACAACACGCGTTTAGGAGAGATCCTGACGCGCATGGGGCTCGTTGAAGAAGAAGAAATTCTTCCATTCCTGAATCAACAACTGGGCGTTCCCTCCGTACGCCTGCGAGAGGGAATCGTCGACCCCAAAGTCGTACAGATGATACCTCGTTCCCATGCGGAAACGTTGAAGGCGGTTGCGCTTTTCAAAGTGCGTAAGGAAATCTTCGTCGCCATGGCGGAGCCGCAAAACTTGCGGCAGGTCGATGAAGTTGAACGCCTCACGGGTTTGACAGTCAGGCCCGTCATCGCATTGAAGTCTTCTATCGAACGGCTGATACCTCGCTGTTACGAAAAGGACTTTCAAGTAGACCACGTGACGGCCGATATCGATGAGTCGGCAATCGAGTTGCAGGCCGATACGATGCTGCTCGATTTACAGTCATCCGAAGCGATGGCCGACGGCAGCCCGATTATCAACCTGGTAAATTACTTCATTGTGAATTCGATTCGCCAGGGTGCGAGCGACATTCATATTGAGCCAGGTCAGAAACATACGACGATCCGCTTTCGTGTTGATGGAATGTTGCGAGAAGTATTGCGTCCCCGCCGCGATTTTCACGCTGCACTCGTTTCCAGGGTGAAGGTCATGGCTCGTATGGACATTGCCGAACACCGACAAGCCCAAGACGGCCGGATGCATGTCGTTGTTGATAATCGAGAGGTCGACATTCGTGTGTCCACGCTCCCCACCGTTAAAGGGGAAAAGGTCGTGATGCGTGTTCTCGATAGAAAGAACCTGACGTTCAATCTGAACGAACTGGGTATTCCCTCCGAACAACTTAATCCGATTAAAAAAATGCTCCAGAAGCCGCACGGACTGCTGCTGGTAACGGGGCCTACAGGTAGCGGTAAAACGACCACCCTCTATTCCGCACTGGAACTAATTAAGTCCGTTCACACGAATATCGTGACGGTAGAAGATCCGGTGGAATATCAATTGGACATGATTAACCAGGTCCACGCCAATCCTTCAGCGAATCTGTCCTTCAGCGATGCACTCCGGTCAATCCTGCGACAGGACCCTGACGTGATCATGGTTGGGGAAATTCGTGACGCCGAGACAGCAGAAATGGCGATACAGGCGTCTTTAACAGGTCACCTGGTATTGAGCACGCTACACACCAACAGCACCATCGGGGCCATTACGCGACTGATGGACATGGGGATTATGCCCTACAAGATATCGGCCGCGCTGGTCGGGGTAGTGGCACAACGACTGATTCGAACAGTCTGTCCTCGCTGCCGGACGAAATACTATCCCAACGAAGAAATGCTGCAGATGATTGAATACAGCGGCGACACACGTCGTTCGTTTTCGAAGGGAGAAGGGTGCGCTCAATGTTACGATACCGGGTTCGCCGGTCGAACAGGGATTTATGAAGTCTTGCCGATCGATCGTGAATTCCGTCAGGCGATCACCCATTCGGATGATATGTCCGCTGTTCGCGACCTCTTCGATAAGAAGGGCATCAATTCGTTGCTCGACGAAGGGATCAAACTGGCCGAGTCGGGTTCCACAAGTCTGGATGAAGTTGTCCGTCTGGCCTTTGCCGATTGA
- a CDS encoding prepilin-type N-terminal cleavage/methylation domain-containing protein, whose amino-acid sequence MINTLPKSKKRNAFTLVELVVVVLILGIIAAIATPKMFDTASDARDNASKQSLTVLREAIELYRAKNGSFPAAATISTQLADYLKGPFPAPHVGSKTATVGASTADPLAVKTGGDGWVYNETSGDIAINHADYISW is encoded by the coding sequence ATGATCAACACGCTTCCTAAGTCAAAAAAACGAAACGCATTCACACTGGTTGAATTAGTAGTCGTAGTACTGATTCTCGGAATCATCGCCGCAATCGCGACTCCGAAAATGTTTGATACAGCGTCCGATGCACGTGACAACGCCTCAAAGCAGTCGTTAACAGTGCTGCGAGAAGCGATTGAATTGTACCGCGCAAAAAACGGTAGTTTTCCCGCTGCAGCCACTATCAGCACTCAACTGGCCGATTACCTTAAAGGACCGTTTCCCGCACCACACGTCGGTAGCAAGACCGCTACAGTGGGAGCATCAACTGCGGATCCTCTGGCTGTCAAAACAGGCGGAGACGGTTGGGTCTACAATGAAACATCTGGCGATATCGCCATTAATCACGCAGACTATATTTCCTGGTAA
- a CDS encoding pilus assembly FimT family protein translates to MTLIDLVLTIIIIGILSAVAMPRFSKAIEEQRVRASARRIKADLELAARYSRSNSQSETITFNTDDHSYSFSSFKDIDHSSQAYTVWLNTSPYHSTIQSLDLDDGSVTFNAYGIPSTDLEISVTNGDLTKTITMESITGQVQIQE, encoded by the coding sequence GTGACATTGATCGATCTAGTACTGACGATCATCATCATCGGCATTCTATCTGCAGTGGCAATGCCTCGATTTTCGAAGGCGATTGAGGAACAGCGTGTTCGGGCCTCTGCCAGACGAATTAAGGCCGACCTGGAACTGGCGGCTCGCTACTCCCGATCAAACAGTCAGTCGGAAACGATTACTTTCAATACAGACGATCACTCTTATAGCTTTTCCAGCTTTAAAGATATCGACCATTCGTCCCAAGCTTATACCGTCTGGCTGAATACATCTCCTTATCACTCCACGATTCAATCCCTGGACCTGGACGACGGATCGGTCACTTTTAATGCTTATGGCATTCCCAGTACCGATTTGGAAATATCCGTCACCAATGGAGACCTGACCAAAACAATTACGATGGAATCAATCACAGGACAAGTTCAAATCCAGGAATAA
- a CDS encoding response regulator, protein MSSVPQRILVVEDNKAMSSVLRFNIQRAGYEVFVANNGVEGLEIINQHAIEFIISDYQMPQMGGYDFALQMRKTPGYESVPLAMCSAKGFELNPDELSEKLQVIKLFYKPFSPREIVNFINETLSETVNKS, encoded by the coding sequence ATGAGTTCTGTACCGCAACGGATACTGGTTGTTGAAGACAATAAGGCAATGTCATCTGTATTGCGATTCAATATACAGAGGGCAGGTTACGAAGTATTCGTCGCCAACAATGGTGTCGAAGGCCTTGAGATCATCAACCAGCATGCGATTGAGTTCATCATCTCAGACTACCAAATGCCGCAAATGGGCGGATATGACTTTGCTTTACAGATGCGGAAGACTCCGGGTTACGAATCGGTTCCTCTGGCAATGTGTTCTGCCAAAGGGTTCGAGTTAAACCCGGATGAACTCTCTGAAAAACTCCAGGTTATCAAACTGTTTTACAAACCTTTCAGTCCTCGAGAGATTGTTAATTTCATTAATGAGACTCTCTCTGAAACGGTCAATAAAAGTTAA
- a CDS encoding PKD domain-containing protein codes for MNKRHQTTRNFSSRKAGLSLLEVVMSTLLISILMLTALRTVGASFRAEFFTAQQTQAMLFAEDLLSEIIQMEYEEPVDPVSFGRETGEVGTNRTTWDDVDDYNGWTSSPLQYQDGTEIPDTSSWTRAVSVQFVLADSPDTTTNDDEGLKKITVTISKNNVVLGSLSVLQSKAWINTIPDPNNNLSTGSKPSVNQSPIAVASASPTSGTSSVNVQFDATNSSDSDGDSITFSWDYGDGSSGTGSKPSHTFTNGTGSTLVRIVTLTASDSSGAQATKTLTITINP; via the coding sequence ATGAACAAGCGTCATCAAACAACCAGAAACTTCTCGTCTCGCAAAGCCGGTTTGAGCCTGCTTGAAGTGGTGATGAGTACGTTATTGATTTCTATCCTGATGTTGACAGCCTTGCGAACAGTCGGCGCATCGTTTCGAGCCGAGTTTTTTACTGCTCAGCAGACTCAGGCAATGCTGTTTGCAGAAGATTTATTGTCTGAGATCATTCAGATGGAATACGAAGAACCCGTCGACCCAGTTTCCTTCGGTAGAGAAACGGGCGAAGTGGGCACCAACAGAACAACATGGGATGACGTCGACGACTACAACGGCTGGACTTCCTCACCACTGCAATATCAGGACGGAACAGAAATCCCTGACACAAGCTCCTGGACCCGTGCAGTTTCTGTCCAGTTCGTATTGGCTGACTCTCCAGACACGACCACCAACGACGATGAAGGCTTGAAGAAGATTACCGTCACTATCTCGAAAAACAATGTCGTTCTGGGTTCCTTGTCTGTTCTCCAGTCGAAGGCTTGGATTAACACGATTCCGGATCCGAACAATAATCTCAGTACGGGTAGCAAACCCTCTGTAAACCAGTCACCCATCGCTGTTGCGTCGGCCAGCCCGACTTCTGGTACAAGTTCCGTGAACGTCCAGTTCGATGCGACAAACTCGTCCGACTCGGATGGTGACTCAATCACTTTTTCCTGGGATTATGGCGACGGAAGTTCAGGCACTGGCTCTAAACCTTCCCATACTTTTACGAATGGAACTGGATCCACTCTCGTTCGGATTGTCACCCTGACGGCCAGCGACAGTTCGGGGGCTCAGGCAACTAAGACCTTAACGATCACCATCAATCCCTGA